From Danaus plexippus chromosome 11, MEX_DaPlex, whole genome shotgun sequence, the proteins below share one genomic window:
- the LOC116766058 gene encoding protein FAM107B, whose amino-acid sequence MVQEGEGAGDGLIAPRRLPNPCVENPLRMDLHRELMFNQKIGKNVLNQKSELQKALSKHKEKQLMNQIQQHRETPELERAIAERARRLEQAEQSTEEFEAGTNPTLQQVRARLRHAAPTPSPAASAH is encoded by the exons ATGGTGCAAGAGGGTGAAGGTGCCGGAGACGGGCTGATAGCCCCGCGCCGGTTGCCAAACCCGTGCGTTGAAAATCCTTTGCGAATGGACCTGCATAGAGAACTTATGTTCAATCAGaaaat AGGCAAAAATGTTCTCAATCAGAAGAGCGAACTCCAAAAGGCGCTATCGAAACACAAAGAGAAGCAGCTCATGAATCAAATACAACAGCACAGAGAAACGCCag agtTGGAAAGAGCGATCGCCGAGCGAGCCAGACGTCTTGAACAAGCTGAACAAAGCACAGAAGAGTTTGAAGCCGGTACAAATCCCACACTGCAGCAAGTCCGCGCGAGACTGAGACATGCCGCGCCAACGCCCTCTCCCGCCGCGTCTGCgcattaa